Below is a window of Vicia villosa cultivar HV-30 ecotype Madison, WI unplaced genomic scaffold, Vvil1.0 ctg.002116F_1_1, whole genome shotgun sequence DNA.
ATAGCCATCTTTCTGCAATACATGATCAAATGGTTTTGGGGACAAtaatttcccttatacttctaAAAGTTTGGCGCTTTAATCTTCGTGAGAATCCTGACATTAGGAACAAGGCATAGATCACATGAGTTCTTCCCAAATAAGTTTCCCCCTAATGGCCTTTATCTCCTTTTGCAACTCTTGGAACTGATCTTGGAACTCATTCATCCTCTCATAGACGTTCAAGTTTTCACTAGCAATGTGATTTATAGGTTCTTCCATATGAGGCACAACATGTACAAAGGGTGGGGCAACAACCATCACAGGTGGGATGGGAGGGATCTGAACTTGACCCACTAGACAAGCCTTAGTTCTAGGTTGTTGCAGGCTCCAAGGGTGGCCATGAGGCGCCTGGTTCTAAAGTAAAGTACCAATAGTATTAATTGGCACAACAATAGGAGTAGTGATCTTTGAGATAACACTAACTTGTGGTTGAGTCTGAGCTGGAGTCAGACGTTGGGTAACAACCAAAGTTTCCAACAAAGTGGTCCTCATGTCCATACCACCCCTTAAAGCATTCACCTCTTCATGAAGCTCTCTCTGGTCTTGCTCGATAGTCTCCATCTTTCTTCGAGTAACACTTCGCGTTTGATAAGGATGCTAGGGAATCAGCTTGCCTTGTCAACTGTTGGAGGAAGAGAGATATGAGTACTAGATTTTGGAAATAAGAAtgcatgtttaatgaatgcaaatgcatgatTATGCTACATTCACAAACATGATAGGTTTAAAGGTTCCGAATCAAAAGCGTGGAGTCAGATGGATAGGGTATCAACCATCCCCAAGGGTATGTACTAAGGGTTTATTGTATCTATAGAACAAGGTTCTAAAAGTTCCCAAAGTCTACATTCTATCTTTTGGATATTACCAACTTTGCATAACTACTCGTGTGggccaataatattctcaagaagaACTCATCTAAATGTAGTATCGTGTATCAACTACATCAGGTCTACACCCAAATAGTCACTGCACTACATTCTAAAAGGCAAAAATGTCTAAAAAGGGTTCTAATGGTCCTTAGCTTATCGAGACTCTCAAGTTAAAAGTAATAACGTCCTTAGCTTCTTGAGGCCTCCACTAAGTGGGGTTATTTCATATGTTACTCAAGTTTAGGATTACTCTAGACAAGTAACTCTTGGTTATACCACCATCCTATCTTATTATGCTCTCAAGTCCAGGTAGCAGAATTATACCTCACCACACAAATATAACCCAAACAACCATAAACAAGCAAAAATAAATAGCAAGAAAATAATAATAGCAAAAATAAGAGTTCACCACcaaactttattgtttccaagggAAAGGGGAAAAGATCGAACAAAACCCACAATAAACATGCAAAGAAAAAACCAAGGCTAAAAGACAATCAATAAAGAGATCAAACATATGGGGGTTGactatacaaagggaaggtattagcacccagtGTATCTATAGTTACTCTATAGGAACCTCTTGTAATATCTGTATTTTGGCTAAAACGTTTGTTTGCAAAAAGATTGGAGAGATGAGAAAagaagttattttattttaattgtgattATTGTGCTCGACAAGACATCGCAACTTGTGCCTACATACACCTTGAGTGCAATAGGAAAGTCaaagcatttgtagttctgctaaCTTTTATAAAGGGTGCAAGACTTTGTGATCTCGCTCCAACAGATCCTCAAGGGTGGTGAGGAACTTAAGACACATGTAGTTCTTGGCAAACTAAAACTCGTGGGTTGATTGATTTTATTCATGAAGGGGTCTAATTGCACGTGGGCGGAAAAACAAGTTTTAAAATGGGTTTTTCACATAGGCAAGATATGTTCGTGGGCAATGAGATGCTTCACGCGTGAGCAGAAACAAAGTGATGAGTTCGAATCACTTCTAGGTTTTTGTGAGATTTGAATATGAATTAGATGACATAGCATTTATTTGAGAAAAAGGTTTTGGAGTtcacttgacaaagtcaaggtttattaTGAAAGaagtttgaagttttgaaaagtaAGGTTGATTACGATGCACAAGGCGATCGACTTACAAACAAACTTGGTTAGAGCTTGGTATATGGATCAAGAGTGCGGGGGTTCACAGTTTATTCACACACACAAACAAACAAGCATATAAGAGCTAAAGGAAAGCAAGTAAATTATTACAAGGCCTCGAGAAATAGGGAGTATAATTTATCAAATGGGGATGATGATAATTAATAAACATACAAGCCCATACAAGGTGGCATACACAAGATAACATGAAAATGATCGAATTAAACAACACGTGTACTAGCCAAGTGAGCTAGTCTTCTAGACGACTATTTAGAACAATTAATCGAATGAGTTTCATTATACGAAAGCCCATGATCAAGCTGTGAATGTGTGCAAGTGTAGTTGGTAGCGATGCTTAATTAAGAAGCGATCGACTTATAGTTGAAAGTGACTTAATATGAGATCAAGAAttagttttaaaaatgttttaagtGTGTAAGTGAATGATTGACAAGtaaaaaaaacaatgaacacaatcaAGACAAAAGCAATAAAAATTATTACACCATGTGGGGGATTGTGATACATTTTAATCAAATGGGGAAGTATCAGATACCAGCCAAATAACAAGTGAATTAAAAAACAAATGGACTCATCCTAAGAAAGCCCAAGAGAAAAAGCCATGGGTCCGAAAAGAAATCGAGATCAAGACAAATATTACGTACACTTAATTAAGCTATCTTAGAGGGATTCATATAGGAATCAACTCTACAAGAAAACGGACAAAAATATATGCATACATATGTATTCAaaaactaaattgaaattaacTCCGAAATCACAATGCAATGAAAGAAACTCAACCCTAAATAGAATATAATATGTACATATACTATTATCTATATCATTACACTAAATGAAAAGAGGAAATTAATATTTAACCataacaaagaaaaaagaaatctaATTTATTTACATATGTTACAATTGAAAACCATGCATAGTGCATTTTCTTTCTCATAAACAAACAACCTAAGAGCAACTTTACTACTTTCACTTTTCATTatgataacaacaacaaaaaaagcaGAAGATGAAAGTCTTTAAAACTCAATATCTCAGCAACGgaataattgaaaaaaaacaatCAGTTTAACACCTCAAAACAAATAGCATCAAACAAGAACACAATAGACAAACtcaaaatgaaaaaaaggaaATGAAATCGGAATCTACCAAAAGTAGCGACTACGGAATAGAAGTTGGTACCAAGATGGTGGTGATGGCTGCAGATACGTTGAAGGAGGAATCGAAAGGTACATGGCTCCGTGAAGCAGCTCCACGCGTTCATGGTTCCTAAAAATCCTACTTATTTTACTTTGTTTCTGAAATTCAATGGGGAGAGTGATAGTATATTATGTTACAGCCGCTGGTTCATGGTCCCTTTCATCAATTATCAACTTAGAATATATAGTAAGCCACCTATAAAAAAAGTCTCGAAAAGTTTAAAGGTCCAAATAAAAATACCTGGTTAAATAGATTCGGACAGGTCAAAATGTGATTGTCGAAAAAATAAAACGAGCATACCAAAACAACCTACGCGTAACGTAGATTCATAAAATAGTTAAACATCAAAATTCGAAATATGGCGTCCGTTAATTTTTTGCGATGTGTCAAATCATTTTTACTATTCTGCTTATAAAAGTGAAATTTTATTCTAAGGACAGTAGAATGATTCAAAAAGACGATTGAGGTCCTGAGAATGCACAAAATATGAAATGCAATTTTTAGTTATTTTCAACTTTCAAACCATGCAAATGCTGACTTATGAGTGACTCTTGGTCAACATGATGCTTGAGTGACCGATTAATGATGAAAATGCAATAAATTAAAATCCCTGAAAAAAATTAGGGTATCACTAACATGCACTACATTTTAGTAAATTGCTTCTGGCAACACTTTCTATTGCAACATGTGTAAACTGTTGTCTGAAAAAAGATCGGACAACAATTTTAGTCTATTGCCAAGACAATTCTCGCAACACCTCACAAATGTCCCCTAAAATACTTATGGGAATGATTTTCAAGCGTTCCTATAATTTATCTATGACAATACTTTAGGAACGATTTTCAAGCGTTCCTATAATTTATCTATGACAATAGCTGATAAATGTGTCCTTAAATATTTATGGGAACAAGTTTAAATTGTTACATTATTCATAACAAAAGGCTTCATTTTTTAAATGTTGCATAAATACTTTTAACAAACTAAAATTAGGTAGCAATATTTCCTCCAAACATCataaaattaattcaattttatgaataaaaaatatatttaatttatttagtttaataataaaattatattttatgatagaaatattataaaatttatttaaattagtttaaaattgaattgaagttattctatataaaaatttatttaaattacttttaaattgaattaaaactattttaatgtataaaactatttaatattttattaatttaataataaaatatatattttattagatAGATTAAATTATTAAACAGAAAATTTTCCAAACTACTCTAAACTTCCAAACTCTTCGGCAAACCCTCGACCATTCTTCTTCGGCAAACACTCACGCCATTTCTCAAAACTTCCAAACTCTTTTTTCATCTAACTCGTAGTCTCCAAAACTTTTCTCGCACACTCGAGTTTCAATTTCCACAGTAACAGTGACGGTGATGTTAATTTCAGTGGTGACGGTAAGGTTCGATTTCAAGTGGTTGCCTCAAATCCCGTCTAGTTCACGCCCAAATCCTTTTGATTTTAATGATTtctctaattgatttgattttaacaCAGATTTGCTGCCTCCAATCACTTTTATTTTGCTGTTGTCGCCTCAAATCTCACGGTCTACTTATGAACATCTCTAGTTTCATATATGACTACACGTGTTTTGTTTACATTTGTAGTTTCTATAGTGTTTGCATCTTACAAGTGAATATGATGATGTTGGGGAGAGCTGAAGGGGGGTATTTACTTGGGAAAAACTAGGGTTTAGTTATCGCTATTTGACAGACGGGTGGGTCTGTTCTCTAATACAACTGTGCCCCTGCAAATACAGCTTGTAATCAAAGTTTGTTTTTCGACTTCTTAATACCTTCTATATTAAAGATTCAATTCTTGAAAACATGCTTCCTCTAAGATAGAATAATAATATATAACTTCAATTGAGGCATGTTAATCTCAGAGAATAAAGCAAAGGATTCAAGGATTTAGTCTAAATATTTGATGGTTTTCTTTTACTAGTTTTCAGAAAGATCGTGCCTCTAGAAGTTGTTGATTTGGTATCGAGATTATTACAATACCCCTCAAACCTACGGTGCCAAGCTATGAGTATATGAATATAACTTGTATATTGTTTTGATGTATTTAGATGCCTTAACCCATCCTCAAATGGAAATACAAGTTTTGAAAATAAGATGATTTACAAAGAAAATATGATGGAAAATGATTATGTAATGCAGTCAATTTTGTTTATTAATGACCTAGGAATGAATTTTGATTTGGTATGATGCCCTCTAGAATTATAGTCTCTATGGTAAAGTCTTAGAAAACTATTTTGACAAGTTTCCTTTTGGCTCAATTGTAAACTAGAGGAAGAAGAAGGGGTGAGATTGTTTTTGGCGGTGTTGACTATGCTCACTACAAGAAAAATTGGCAGGTTAattagttaatattatttttgtatacttCAAATTCATTTGGtttttaccctttttctctgattttttgtttttttttttagtttgataTGAAAGGTGTAATTACTTCTTATAATTCCACTGGTATGTGCAGGTTACTATATGCACAAATAACAATTTTCTTTCCTAGTATATGATAGAATTTTCATATATGGGTCTTTGAATTAATTTAATAGGCTTCTTTGTTAGAATGTCTTACGATATGAATAAATGAATGTAGATATAGATTGATATTTTACTAGGATTCTTTTCATCCAATCATGTAATTCAACCAATTTAAAATTAGTTAAATGTCACTGACATTTAATCACATGACACTTTTTGCAACTTGTATTGTAAGGTTtaaattttaaacttaaaaagGAATTGACTAATGCTTTTGTTAGCTTGTTTCTATCTATAACAGTGTGATTTACTATTGTAGATTATAATTACCATGATAAACCATGCAATTGGAGCATCTAGAGTTGTAAGGAAAGAGTGCAAGACTATTATTGCAAAGTATGGTCAAACAATAATGGACCTGCTTTTATATGCTTTTTTTCTAAAGTGAGTAATGccatttaatatttgtttttggCATATCTTTATTGATTAGATTGTTACCTATGGTCATGAATGGTATGTTAGAAGAAAGATTATTTTGGAATGAATTTTCTTATGCTTTTTCTTTACTCAAGAAGATCTGTTCCAAATCCGAAAATTGGATGGTGTGCTTTTGATAGCACTCGTGGTGTTAAGTAATGCTCAAATATGTTTTTATGCAACAAGATATCAatgaagatgataaagatgaGGAATATAAAGAGGACGACGCAAGTGATGAAATTCAAGAGGACGACAtaagtgatgaagaagatgatggagATGACGATGAGTTCGAAAAATTTAAATGACTTGGACGTTGTTGTTTTAGGTTTCTACTGAAGCATTAAACTTAAAGAAACTATTTATTTTGTCATTTTGTTAGACTTAGACTTCTATGTGTTAAACTAGTAGTATTAAAATATGTTATACATTTTGGTAATTTGAGTTAATGTTTAAGTGTTTATTAACTAACTTTTGTGGTACATGCAATTTATATTTGGTGTAATTATTGTTTATTTGATGCAAAGTAAAAAGTATTCCTtgttacttatatatatatatatatatatatatatatatatatatatatatatatatatatatatatatatatatatatatatatatatatatatatatatatatatatatatatatatatatatatatatatatatatatatatatatatatatatatatatttaccaaATTCTTCTGTGTTTCATTTTTAGGGAACAATTTGAAATTGTTACTAGATATGACAACATTTGAAAACTGACCCCTTAGAATGTTCTCACGTTTTGCAGGCGTTGCAATTTTTAACAACACCTTAAAAACGTTGCCTAAGATTGCAAGAAAAAACGTCCCCTTTTCATATATTTTAGGCGACGTTTTAGAAAGTTGTGgccaaaaagtaaaaataaacgtCCCCTAAAATAATAGGCAACGCTCGCACAGAGGACGGCAGAAAAACGTCCCCTATTATTTAAGCaacattttttccatttttggCTACACTTGTTATTAAAGAGGAAAAATGTTGTAATGATGTCACTCCTTTTCCTTAACCGTATCCCACCTTGAATCCTCTACTAACCTCTCAGTAATTGTCAATAGATTAATAAATTACAGATTTATCTCTTTGTCTTTGATACTTATGTTTAGAAAATTTGGGGTATTATTACATGTAATATTATATTGTATATGTATTGTCATATGAAGTTGTCATTGTACTGTGAACCTAAATCAACTATTATATgaaatcatcaatgtattttgcaATGCTTTAAATTACTGTgtgtaaatattagttattataTGGTTAATTATTATGGTACTGTGTTTTCTAGTCACGCTTATGTGATGTTTCGTTGCATTGTAATAATATTTGATGTATGTGCATCTAAAGTTGAGTTCATGGCATGAAAGGATTGGGAAAATGGGGCAAAATGCATGATCAACCGATAAAAATTCGTGGAAAAAATGAAACTTGTAACCACCTTCTAATACGTTGGAAAGCCTGTTCAAAGCTCGATTGATGGCATTAATTTATTGATTTGTCCCTTGTGATTGGACCATACTTTCCATGTGGATGTTATGAACTATGAACTACAATATGACTTTGCTTGCTTGTGTGTGTATTAACTGATTAAAGTCTTGATGATGAACAAGGTTAAACTTAGGGTATGTAACTAGGCGAATGAACTAGTAAGAGTAATATAAGCTGTGACAATGACTTAGATGGTGATGCTCAGATGCGAAGGTACATCGGTGTATAGCGCAGATGAGTATTCGTTTGAGTATGATTAAGGAATTATCCATccaatttattcattaaataattcATCCGATCtatcaattatataaaattttaattaatgaattgaATTCAATCCATCCATTTAAAGTCATGGATGAATTCAATTCATCCAACGTATTTTAAATATTCaatagattatttttattttatattttaaattaattaattatttttaatacaaaatatacaaaatatatttatttaatatactcattctttttgtgtaagcaagatatattataATGAGAACTACAGGTTCTCAAAACCTGATACTCAAGAAATCGAGTTTAACTCGAtaaaaagaaattacaaaccaattgaaACTACGAGAGAAATAACAACGGATCTTTACAAAACTCATAGAATTTGCAATTGGGATGAGTAATCTCCCCTATGAAAGACCGCCTTCAAACCATTGTCTTCATGTTCCAAATCGTATTTAGAACATTCCACGGATATTTCCGAAAAAGAAAACCATTCCTAACTAGCCATATGCTCCAAGTTATAGCCAACAAAATGCAACTTAGTCTACCCTATTTCATTTTCTCGTTTTTgcaaaaaatgaaacaaaatatgAAACTCCCTTTAGAGTCCTCCTCCGTTACATCCGACATACCAATCCACTCTGCTATATCCCTCAAAATTAACTTAACAATAGGACACTTGAAACAGATGTGTTCCATTGTTTCAAGAGCAGAACCACAAAAAGCGCAATTATAAGAATCATTCGGAAAAATAATACCTCCAATCTTCAAGAGGTCCTTGGTCGGAAGTTTATTGATTAGAAGTTGTCGCTACCGCAAAAATcaatagagtcgccactaacatatttatcctgaaaaggaagagaatgccagcaaaccacaaaaataaaacaatggtctcacgaccagagaaaaaggtaagggagtcggttacgcgaggggaaggtattagcacccctcgccccatcgtactcgatggtatccatgcttgtgtctaaaactatgggtgtgtaacaaatctacgcatAAACTGAACTagtatgcatgcaaaatgtagggaaaagaaagagttatactcgcacgggccctaccccgctgcctacgtatcctttttgaggaatcagaggtaccgtagctcgactaactagttttgtttgttttgtgttttttaggtgaacgagttacattcgcactccgttgcttgacctttggaggcttaaacttgggaatggagcggaaataataagctcttaagaaaagaaaatcaaagagtgtggtttgcgTTTTCAAAGATGCATGAGAAAAACCTAAgttaagggggaaagcttgctacctatgtcatcatacaaagggtacaagtctaaactaaccTAGCAACCTATTGGgaaaagcgaatgcaaacaaaagtatcacacaaacgagtttcactcgtaaagcaaacactTACTGGCGCAGGCCAAGTAGTAGAAAagaggtcccgccatagccaagcgGAGCGtgtcacccgagtcaaccaagcattagaccaatGAGTTGTGAATCTTTAACTGCAGAATTGTGTTACCGGGGAAAAGAGGAGTAGAGGCAAATCGATGCATGCGTACACCGAACATCAACACCGGTCAACGTGAGCTAAGAAACGTGGGGGGCCGATTGCATAGACCCGCTTCACTTTACCCATTGGGTCTTCGACTCAACGATCTTCGGAACTTATCCAGAGCTCTGAACTTGAAAAAGTGAGCATAGGGACAACCTGGGGACTGAAAGTTGCGGGGGTTGATTTCTAACCCTTTCCGCTTGCCTTCTCGAGGACTTACAATGGCCTTTATTAGGACTTCCAACAAGCACAaacataaacacaccaacaaaaatagagcctctctcgagggcttggccagaagAATGCATGCCTaaatcctacttctcatgttaagaaTGGAATAAAGCGATAAAATTcgagaagaaaataaaatgaaacgagatTAATAGCAAACGGATTATGATTCGTAAATTGCAGCATAATAAGAAAGTAAACCAGagatcccgcaagcgagctagcaaaggcaACAACAAATAGTTAGCACACCAATTATCCACATAAGCAAACAAGGATTgacgtcgtgaaaataaatcacgcgtCAACGTATacatcgagcataatcacaatacatcTGCAAGAGAAACAAGCAATCCAGACAAACAGCTATAAAGCGAAaaacgtgtctccaagatgagaacacgacgCAATAAAGTGAAGTTGtatcccgcaaataaagcggaacacgaagGAGATAAGCTTCATCGGTAACCACCTTTCCaaatgccttgcacactagcacacaagttagagataacaacataTCGCAATCGGAATTACGTTATTTCGAATGATAAACAAACAATAAGGAAAAGACAAAGAACACCTACAAAAAAACGACTGAAACCAAATTTAAACATCACCAATGATTCTGGAAGTACCGTTACACTCGAAAAACATTATTCGCATGCACAAAAACTCAAAACGATGCGAGAGATATGAtggaatgaagttagaaaatattagaaaaaagtaacatgtaaccggttacatcactgacagtagctaaatttttggaaaacagggtcatgtaaccggttacatgaaatgatgtaaccggttacatcactggaaGCGACGAAACAGAAGTGGAAAAAAAGGCATGTAACCGGTTAAATGAAATGATGTAACCAATTACATCACTGGAAGTTGCTATTTTATTGAGAAAAaggatcatgtaaccggttacatgaaataTTGTAACCGGTTATATCACTGCCATTGGCGTAACATGGTCAACAACaaagcatgtaaccggttacatcaatcaggtaaccggttacatcagcaATAAAAGCAAAAAAACAGCAAAATCAACATCCAAAAGCACTTCAATCATGCATCCTTTAAGAGATGTAATCAAGCACGAAATTGTCTCAATTTTCACAGCATTAAGAGCATCAAACAACCAAAATTAAGCCTCAATTCTCATGCATTACATACTATCAACATCAATTATCAATCCACAAGTTCATGCAAGCATTAACACAAACACTTAAGGCACACAACAAGCCACAACAATGGATCCAATCAATTATGCCCATAAAATCATCACcaattcaaagatctaaagcacgAGAGTAATGAtcaatcatcaacaatca
It encodes the following:
- the LOC131637924 gene encoding uncharacterized protein LOC131637924 isoform X1 — encoded protein: MLISVVTVRGRRRGEIVFGGVDYAHYKKNWQIIITMINHAIGASRVVRKECKTIIAKLLPMVMNGMLEERLFWNEFSYAFSLLKKICSKSENWMVCF
- the LOC131637924 gene encoding aspartic proteinase-like isoform X2, with the translated sequence MLISVVTVRGRRRGEIVFGGVDYAHYKKNWQIIITMINHAIGASRVVRKECKTIIAKYGQTIMDLLLYAFFLKSVPNPKIGWCAFDSTRGVK
- the LOC131637924 gene encoding aspartic proteinase-like isoform X3, which gives rise to MLISVVTVRGRRRGEIVFGGVDYAHYKKNWQIIITMINHAIGASRVVRKECKTIIAKYGQTIMDLLLYAFFLKYQ